CGCGCCGCGCATCGGAAGGTTCAGGATGATGGGGACGGATAGTTTCTCTGGCGTGCGTCAGGGCCTCTTCAAGCTGGCGCGAAGAGGCCTGCCGCGTCAGACGGCGGGTCTTGAGGTGATGAATATGGAGACGAAACAACCGATGCGAGTATTTCATTCGGACCACGTATCCAGCGTGATCTGGCAACAAGTGACGTTGATCGATGGTGCGCCCAGGAGCACGTTGAGCGCCGTAGTGAGACGCTACTACCGGGATCAGGATGGGTATTGGAAGAGTTCACGTGTTTTTTCAAGGCAAGAAATCCCATTGGCCATCAACGTGCTCAAGGAGGCTTATGAATTCATGGTGGACCACGGGATTCAGCAAGAGATCGAGCTGGCGATAGAGCAGACGCGATCGATGCCTCTTCTACGGGGTGCGAAGAGGCTCGCCGCGGAAGACGGTGGGCCACGAGGTATTCAAAATGAGAAACAACGAACCGGTACAACGATTCCGAGCGGGCCAGGTTGAAGGCGCGCTATGGGAAAACAGAGTGCAGCTCAACGGGCAGCCCGGCACGATTCTGAAGGCGTCGGTGAACAGGCGCTACAAGGACTCAGCGGGGAACTGGCAGAGTTCTCAGAGCTTCTCGAGAAACGAGATACCGTTGGCGATTTACGTACTGCAGAAGGCGTTCGAGGCAATGATCGAGAAACCATCAGAGGCCAAGGAGCCGAAGGATGAGGTGGCCGAGGTCATCGAGGAGGAACGGGTTCGATAACGAGCCCGTACTCCTGCTTGGCATGGGCGCGTGCTGGGTCATCCGCGGACGACGAAGTTCATGTTGATGGCGCCGTGGATTTTCTCCACCAATTCCTGAGGCAAATCAATGGTGATTTCGCGCGAGCGGCCGTATCGACCACGGGAGAGTACGCGGCTGCGAATGAAGGAGTAGATGTCGAGCTCTGCGAGGAGGTCCCCGAAGGCTCGCCCGGTCATCCAGCGCACTCCCACCTCTCGGCAGAACCGCTTGTAAGCATCATAAGCTTCGCCGGTCCCAATAGGGGATCCGTTGGACCGGCGCGTGGCTTCGATCACTGCGGCCATCGCGGCCTGCAGCTGGGTAGGCGCCGATCGAAGGAGGGTAAGATAACGGTCTCGGTCGAGCTCGGCCGCCGCAGCATCGACGATGTCAATCGTGAGGCGGCTGCCGGCCTTCTCAGCCACATAGGCGCCTCGCGCCAGGAGCGTAACGGCTTTTCGGGCATCACCGTGGTCCTGGCTCGCCATCGCTGCGATTTTTTCGATGACCCCGGGTTCGATGCTGTTGGGGCACAGAGCCTTTTCGACACGGATGCGCAGGATGTGCTGGAGATCGACGGCGTCGTAGGGTTTGAAAATCAGTTCATTGAGTCTGAGGAAGGATTTGACGCGCGGGTCCAGATTGTCCGGCCAGTTGAGCCGGTTCGATGCGAAAACGAGGATGAGCTTGGCGTTGATGCGCTGCGGAAGCCGGCGCACCAGGAAGGTCAGGAAAGTGTCGCGATCACGCCGCACGTTGTCGACTTCATCGATGAACAGGATCAGGTAGCCGTGATAGCCTGCCAGCTTCGCTTCGATTCGGAGCATCAGCTCCTCCAATGAGATGCCCTTCTTGTAACGCTTGCTCGCGCCGAGCAAGCAAGCAAGATCGTTCAGCGCTCGAAAGCACGGCCGCGGCGTCGACACGTCCAGCTGTTCATGGCGCATAGGAACGCTCTTGGCGCGGGCCATTTCGGCGAGCAGGTTGAGAAAGAAACTGAGCGTGAGCGTCTTGCCAGTGCCTGTCTTGCCCCAGATGGCGAGATGGCACGGGTGATCACCGCGCAGGATGCCTGCGAAATGGCTGCTGAGTTCCTGGATCTCCGCGTCGCGCACGTTGGCGTTGAAGATCTCCTCCAGTACGGCGAGTTGTTCGGAACGGATGAGCTGCTCGTCATCCAAAAAACGCTGGTTCT
This window of the Phycisphaerae bacterium genome carries:
- a CDS encoding AAA family ATPase, which encodes MEPATVRNKILSQIRHMAKSAIIKNQRFLDDEQLIRSEQLAVLEEIFNANVRDAEIQELSSHFAGILRGDHPCHLAIWGKTGTGKTLTLSFFLNLLAEMARAKSVPMRHEQLDVSTPRPCFRALNDLACLLGASKRYKKGISLEELMLRIEAKLAGYHGYLILFIDEVDNVRRDRDTFLTFLVRRLPQRINAKLILVFASNRLNWPDNLDPRVKSFLRLNELIFKPYDAVDLQHILRIRVEKALCPNSIEPGVIEKIAAMASQDHGDARKAVTLLARGAYVAEKAGSRLTIDIVDAAAAELDRDRYLTLLRSAPTQLQAAMAAVIEATRRSNGSPIGTGEAYDAYKRFCREVGVRWMTGRAFGDLLAELDIYSFIRSRVLSRGRYGRSREITIDLPQELVEKIHGAINMNFVVRG